Sequence from the Hyalangium gracile genome:
CGGTGAAGGCCAGCCCCAGCGTCAGCAGCGCGGGCAGCCCCACGAGCACCAGCGCCGCGACGAGGAAGGGCAGGGCGAGCAGGCTCAGTCCACGCCTCATGAATGCCGCCCCCGCCCCATCACCGTCCCAGCCATCCCTGGCCTCGCTCCTCTCCGAGGAAGGCCCCCTGCGCTCCGAGGAAGGCGATGACGGCGGGCACGGTGATGACCACCGCGCCGGCGAGCAGCACGGGCCACTGGGTGGAGCCGAGCAGCTCCAGCGAGTGCAGCGCCAGGGGCGCGGTCAGCGACTCCTCGCCCCGGAGGTACAGCAGCGGATCGATGAAGCTGCTCCAGAAGAGGGCGAAGGCCAGCAGCCCCACGGCCGCGCTGGTGGGGCGCACCAGGGGCATGGCCACGCGGGCCCAGAGCCGCCACGGGCTGGCCCCCTCCAGCCACGCCGCTTCGAGGATGTCCGAGGGGATGCGCCGGAAGGCGACGGCGTAGAGGAGCACGAAGAGGGGGCTGCCGCCCATGAGCGCGGGAGCCACCAGCGGGATGGGCGTGTTGGTGAGGCCCAGCTCCTTGAAGACGGCGAAGCGGGTGATCCACAGCGCGGTGCCGGGCACCATGACCAGGCCCAGCACGGCGGCCACCAGCAGGCGCCTGCGCCACCCGGACGACTGAGCCAGCGCGAGCCCGGCCCACGAGGCGGTGATGACACTGAGTGGCACCGCCACCGCGCAGATGAGCATGGAGTTGAGGACCGCGACGTCGAAGGGCACGAGCCGGAAGGCCGTGGTGTAGGCGGTGAGCCCGGGCTCCGCCGGCAGCAGCTCGATGCCACGAGGAGGGGGCAGCCCCGGGGCGCGCAGGGAGCCGGTCACCATCACGACCAGGGGCGCCAGGAAGACGGCGGCCACCAGTCCGGTGGCGACGGTCCGCGGCAGGCCGAGGCGTGCCCCTCCTCTCATCTCCTACCGCCTCACCTTGGAGGGAGCGAGGAGGCCCACCGTGGCCTCGTCGAGCTCGTACCCGAGCGTCGTCACCTCATCGCGGCGCCGGAGCAGGTGCTTCGCGGAGCCGCCGGGGCCTTGCTCCGGGTCGGCGGGCGCCGAGGGATCCCGGAGCAGGGTGCCTCCCTCGGGCACGGTGTAGAACCACTCCTCCACGATGGGGTCAGCGCGGGTCTCCAGCTCGTTCCACTCGGGGGTGCTCGGCAGCCGGCGGATGGTGGGGATGGAGTCCAGGAAGACGCGGGCGGAGGCGGGGCGCTGGCTGGGATCGAGGAAGGCGGGGCTCTCGGCCACCTTGCGCAGCGAGGGCACGGTGCGGCCGGTGTGGGCGATGAGCTCGGCGCCCACGGGCCCGAGCGCGAACTCCACGAAGCGGAAGGCCTGGTCCTTCACCTTCGAGTCGCGGGCCATGCAGTAGGCGTCCGAGTGGAGCACGGTGGCGGCGGCGCGGTTCCTGGGCAGGGGCGCCACGTCCCAGTCCAGGGCCTGCACCGAGCGCAGGGTCGGCACCAGCCGACGGCTCTGCAGCAGCATGCCGAGGCGGCCGGCCATGAAGCGCGCCTCCAGGTCCTCCGACTTCGCCTCCTCCAGCGAGGGCGTCACGCGGTGCACGCGCTGGAGCTCGAG
This genomic interval carries:
- a CDS encoding carbohydrate ABC transporter permease, yielding MRGGARLGLPRTVATGLVAAVFLAPLVVMVTGSLRAPGLPPPRGIELLPAEPGLTAYTTAFRLVPFDVAVLNSMLICAVAVPLSVITASWAGLALAQSSGWRRRLLVAAVLGLVMVPGTALWITRFAVFKELGLTNTPIPLVAPALMGGSPLFVLLYAVAFRRIPSDILEAAWLEGASPWRLWARVAMPLVRPTSAAVGLLAFALFWSSFIDPLLYLRGEESLTAPLALHSLELLGSTQWPVLLAGAVVITVPAVIAFLGAQGAFLGEERGQGWLGR